In the genome of Methylomagnum ishizawai, the window GGCCGTTCGCGGAGGTCATCGCCGTTTTTTATCCATATTCATAAGTTCGGCGCTGGAAAATTCTGCGCGGTACAAATGGTTATACCTGCTTGTTTTTTGCCTGCGGGGGACCGCTTGGAATATTCCGTCAAGAAAAGGGCGGTTTGCAATGTGACACCTACGCCGGATTGGAAATGCATTACAGACTATCTCGATAGGTTCGGCACACCGTGGAGATTTCCCAAGTGATAGACGCTCAATATTTCCATTTCACCCTAGGCCCGGTGCAATCCTTCGTCGCCCAGGCGCGGCGGACGCGGGACTTCTGGGCCGGGTCGTTCCTCTTGTCCTGGCTGTCCGCCGTGGCGATGCGCGAGGTCGAGGCGCAGGGCGGGAAGATTGTCTTTCCGGGGTTGGACTTGGCGTTCCGGGATGCCTTGACGGGTGGAGCGAAGCAACGGGGGCCGCAGCAGGGCAGTGTGCCCAACCGCTTCAAGGCCCAGGTCGGCCCCGGATTCGCGCCGGAGCAGGTTGACGTGGCGGTGTGGATGGCTTGGAAAGCGCTCGCGGAACTCGTGTGGCGGGAAGACTTGGCGGAATTGGTGGGGAAAATCGACGACGGCTCGAAATCGAAAACCGGCCGGCCCAAGATCGAACGGCTCTGGCGCAACCAGATCGGGGGATTCTGGGAGATGACTTGGTGCCTGACCGGCGATCCCCTGGAAAGCGACCTCCTGGACCGGCGCAAGAATTGGCGGACCTACCTGCCGCCGCCGCAAAGCGGGGCCAAATGCGCCGTGATGGAGGGGTGGCAGGAGCTTTCCGGGGCCAAACCGCCGCCCAAATCCAAGGACGGTTTGGAACAGGCGGCAGCGGAGCGGGAAAGGCCGGATTTTTGGGCCAGGGTCCGCGCCCACCTCCGCACCAGCGACTTGCGGGACGACGAGCGGCTCTGTGCCATCGCCTTCGTCAAGCGGCGCTTCCACCGCCATTTCCATCGGCTGCAAGGTGTCACCATGCCCGGTGGCTGGACCCTGTACGGCTGGCGTATCGAAACCGGCGTGCCTTCGGTGGGCTTCATGGCCGCCGTCCCTTGGCTCGCCGACCTGATCGCCGATCACGACAAGGTGGCGGACGGGGTGTTGGAAGCGCTTTATGAAAATGGCTTGGCGCTGGCCGGCGACCACGACGAATGGCGCACCCGCATCCGTTGCGTCGAATCGGCCCTGGACTCCCGCCCTGGGTCCAAGGCGTGGGAACTGGCCCGCCTGGATGGCTCGGTGTTCTTCCCCGACCTGTACGGTTCCCAGTTCAAGGGCAAGGGGGACGCCGAGAAGAACGCGATGCGCGAAGCCCTGGCCCGCCTGGGCCGGGGTACGCCGCCGCCGTTCTACGCCCTGCTGCTGATGGACGGCGACAACCTGGGCAAGTCTCTTTCCAACGGCGTGCCCGAGACTGGCGATCCCAAAACGAGGAGGCAAGCCGCCGAGAAGCGCGAGCGCCTAATCGCCTTGGCGCTGGAGAAGTTCACTGCTAGGGTCTCTGGCTCCAACAAGCCCGTGGACACTGTGGCCCTGCCCGATAAAGGCACGGTGGATTTGCATGATGGCTTCCTCGTCTACGCCGGCGGCGACGATGTGCTGGCGCTCCTGCCGGTGCGCAGCGCCCTGGAATGCGCCCGCAAGCTTCGGCAGGACTACCTGGAATGTTTCGGCGAAGCCCATCGGGTGCTTGGGATCGATCCGGCAAAGCGCATTCCCTGTTCGATTTCGGCGGCGATCCAATTCGTCCACGTCCATTGTCCCCTGACCCGCGTCTTGCGCGATGCCCATCATTTGCTTGATGAAATCGCCAAGGACGGTTGCGGGCGCGATGCCCTGGCGGTGCGGGTGGTCAAGCCGGGCGGCGCGACCTTGGAATGGGCCATGCCCTGGGAAACGGCCCTGACACGGGACGAACAAGGGGAAGAAAGCTTGGTGGTCGGCCACATGGCGCGGCGCTTCGCCCAGGAACAGGCGCAGGCAACCGGCCTTAGCAGCAAGTTCCTGTTCGGGATGCGGGATATTTTCGACCTCCTGACCGAACCCCCGGACCCGGACGGTCCCGATTGCCCCAAGCGGGCCGACCTCGGCCTCGACGACAGGGCCATCGTCGATTTGCTCATGGCGGACTATCTGGCTTCGGGCGGCAATACCGCCCTGCGCGGGGACGGCGAAGCCCGGCCCGCGATCCGTGCCGCCATCGAAGCCCTGTTCCGGCAATGCCAGCCGCAAACCCGCGGCCCGGAGGGAGGTTTGATCGACATTGGAAGCCCCCGCGCCGACGCCGCGCTGCTGGTGCGCTTCCTCGCCAGCCAGGGAGCCGCCGCATGACCGCCACGACCTATCTCATCGAGCCGGTGGACACCTGGTTTTTCCGCGACGCCCTGCCGTTCGACGCGGTGGGCGGGACCGACCTGCGTAGCCTGTTCCCGCCCCCGGCCCGCACCGTGGCCGGTGCCTTGTGGCAGGCCCGGAACGGGGACGTGCCCAATCTGCAAACAGAAAAACGCCGGTTCCTGCCGCGGCATCCAGAAGCTGCCAAGGCGGGCAGCCCGGACAGGGAGAACGATCCCTTCATGGCGGCGCTGTGCCGGGGGCCATATCTCGCCTACCGGGCGGCGGCGCAAGACGGGGAACCGGAACAGGCTTATCAGAAGCTTTATCCGATGCCGCTGGACCTGTTGTGGCATAAGGAAGCAAGCCGCTTCGTGCGCCTTAGCCTACCTTTGCGGCCCGTGCATTGCGACCTGGGCCAAGTATTCCTGCCCAAACTCGCCCGCGAAGACCGGGAGGCGAAGGTGTTGGAACAGGCTTGGATGACCGGGGAACAACTGGCGGCCTACCTCGCCGGGACCGGGTTGCCGACGGGCGAACCCCTCCAGGCCGGGACGCTGTTCACCCCGGAACCCCGGATCGGATTGGCCCGCCACAACGCCCGGCGCACCGCCGCCGACGGTCTTCTGTACAACAGCACCCATGTCCGGTTGCACGCCGACCCGGACCCCCGGCACGCCGGGGCCGGTTTATTCATGGAGGTGGCTTGGCCGGACCCGGACCGCGACCCGCCTTGGCCGGGCGGATTGGTGCGCCTGGGCGGCGAGGGTCGGCTGGCCGAGGTCCGGGAATGGACGGCACCCACCCCGCTGGGTCCGGTCGCCATCGCGGCGGGCGAGGCCGTGTCGCCCGAGTTGGAAGCGGACGGACCCGCCGGGCAAATCCTGGGCCTGATCCTGCTGTTACTGACCCCCGGCCAATTCGGACCCACCCCGGTGCCGCCGGGTTTGAAGCTCGCGACCCGCGAGGGCCGCGACGTGGCCGCCGGGACGCTGCGTTATTGGAAGCACGGCAAGCCGGGCCGCATGGAGGTGATCGTCCATGCCGGGGTGGTCGGCAAGGTCCAGCGCGAAGGCGGCTGGAACCCGGCCAAGCACCGCCCGCGCCGGGTGCGCGGCCTGCTGCCCGCCGGGAGCCTGTGGTATTGCACCTTGCCCGGTTCCCAGAATATTGATTCGCTCAATGCCGCCATCTCCGCCCTGCACGGTGCCCAGCTTGGCGAAGACATCCATCTCGGACGCGGCGAACTGGCGGTCGGCCTCTGGCGTCGGTCCCCATTGCCTGTGTCCCATCCCACCGCCCAGGAGAACTAACCATGCCCCAGACCACGGCCCTGCTTGGGCTACTCGCCGAGACCCCGTTGCACGCCGGGACCGGCCAGACCTTCGGCCTCATCGACCTCCCCATCCAGCGCGAGGCCCATACCGATTGGCCCTGCGTGTATGGTTCGGCGATGAAGGGCGCGTTGCGTGCCCGCGCCGAGGATTTGTACCCGGATCAACGCCGGACCGGCTGGATCGTCGATGTGTTCGGTCCCGAAGCCACGCCCGAGAAGGGGGACGGGGCACCGCAACCGTCCGATCATGGCGGTGCCCTGGCCGTCACCGACGCCCGTTTGCTGCTGTTGCCGGTGCGCTCGCTCACCGGCTTCTACAAGTGGGTGACTTGCCCGGCCCTGTTGCGCCGTTTCGGGCAGGACCGGCGGCGGCTGTTGGGCGAAGAACCGTTCGCGCTGGCGGAGGCAGCGCTGCCCAAGGACGATGGGAAGCGGCTGGAAGCCGTGGTGTGCCAGGACGGCGGCGACTTGTTCCTGGAGGAATTCCGCTTCGTGGCCCGGACGGAATCCAAGACGTTGGAGCCGGTGGTCGGGGCCATCGCGCCCTTGCTGGGGGGCAACCCGGCCAAGCCGGATTTAAGGCAACGGCTGGCCGTGGTCGGCGACGACCTGTTCACCCATCTGGCGCGGTTCGCCACCGCCGTGGCCGCGCATATCAGGATCGAGGGCGAACGCAAGACCGTCCGCGACGGTGCCCTGTGGTACGAGGAAACCCTGCCGCCCGATACCGTGCTGTACACGGGTTTGCTGGCGGCGGCTTCGCGCCGGGAGGGGGCCACCTTGACGGCGGCGGATATCCTCGCCCACGCCACCCGTAGCCTGTTTCCCGCGGGCGACGAATACCTCCAGGTCGGCGGCAACGAGACCGTGGGCATGGGCTGGTGCCGGGTCGTCACCATCGGGCGGGGTTGACCATGCAAACCATGCAACAGCAACGCGCCCGCCACGCCCTGGCCCAGGTCCGGGCCGCGCAGGCAAAACTCGGCGCCAAGGAGCGCAAGGAGTTCCGCGCCCATACCCAGGGCTTGCCGTACATGATCCACGTCAACGGGTTGGGGCAGGCTTACGCCTTCTACCTGAGCAAGCGCGAGAAACCCAGCTACCGGGCCCTCTGCGGCACGCTGGCGGTTTGGCTGTTGGCGGAGGGCAATCCCTGCCACGACGGCCAGGGCGACGGGAACAACGCCCCGGAACGGCTGCTGGCGGCGCTGGTCGATGGCGACCAGCAGCGCTACCTGTCGGCCCAGGCCGAGGCCATCGCCTATATGGGCTGGGTCAAGCGCTTCGCCGACGCCTTCCTGGTCGAGGACAAACCACGGGAGGAGGAACCGCCATGCCCGCCCCAAGAATAAGCCTGATCGGTGGCCTGCCGCTGTACCGGGAGGCGGCGGAAGCGAGGCCGGGATTACGGCCCGACGGCCACGCCGGGTTGTGGTTCGACCGCTTTTTCAACGCCTATCACTGGGATGCCGGGGAAGGCGTCCTCGCCATCGACAAGAACGGCGGCAAAAAAGGGGAGAAATCACGGCAGGATCAATGGTTGGACGCCTTGGTCCGGGCTTCCGCCCGCGATCCGGCACCCTTGGCCCGGAGGTTGGCGGCGTATCGCGCCCGTGTGGAGCGCTTGGTCAAGGCTCGGGGCGGACGGACCCAGGCGTTCCGGTCCGACTGGAATTTCGTGACCGGGATGGGCCTGCCGCATCCCCTGGAAAATGGGTTGGCGTGGCATCCGACGCTGGGCGTGCCGTATCTGGCCGGGGCCGGGGTCAAGGGCTTGCTGCGGGGGTTTTTCACGCACTGGACGGACTTGGACGGCGGTTTGATCGAACGCTGGTTCGGACCGGAGTTGGACGGCCCGGAAGACGAGGCGGCGGCGGGCGAATTCGTGTTTTTCGACGCGGTGCCGGTGGTGCCGCCCGCGCTGATGGTGGATGTGATGACCCCGCACATGGGCAAGTGGTATGAGGAAGGCGGGGAGATCGAACTGGACGAAAAAGGCCGCTTGCCGCCGGAGCGGGTGCCCGCCGACTGGCACGACCCGGTGCCGGTGAAGTTCCTGGCGGTGCGGGATATCCGGTTGCTGTTCGCCATCGCGCCGCGCCGCCGGGGGGCGGGGGACGTCCCGGAGGCCGAGGCCTTGAAAGCGCTGTTCGATGGGTTGCGCGGGGCGTTGGAATGGGTCGGCGCGGGGGCGAAAACCGCCGTGGGCTATGGCCGATTTGAAGAGAGCGCAGAAGCTTGATTCCATTGGGAAAAATGGCTATTTTGACCCTCCGGCGCGGGTCCGGGGCTGGAAATGCCCGGCTCGCGCCGCAAACGGCCCCTGGAAGCCACGCCCGGCGCGGTTTCCAGGGGCGGCAGTTGACGGATTCGCCCTTTGTCGAAGGGTTTGAAACACGATTACCGCCACAGAAGCGGGATCGTTGATAAGTTGACGGATTCGCCCTTTGTCGAAGGGTTTGAAACTTTGAACCATCTTCGGTAGGAAAAAAATCATCTTGTTGACGGATTCGCCCTTTGTCGAAGGGTTTGAAACTTCCTTATTGATTTGCGCCGCCCGTCGCCTCCGCGTTGACGGATTCGCCCTTTGTCGAAGGGTTTGAAACACTTCCTGCGTGATTTGGTCAGCAAGCTTCTGACGAGTTGACGGATTCGCCCTTTGTCGAAGGGTTTGAAACCTCCGAGCACATCGCAACGCGATGCGCGAAACTGTTGACGGATTCGCCCTTTGTCGAAGGGTTTGAAACTACGCAACGCGGCTTGTTGATTGGCAACCTCCGTTGACGGATTCGCCCTTTGTCGAAGGGTTTGAAACTTGGTTAATCCATTGAATAATGACTCCAAGGGGTTGACGGATTCGCCCTTTGTCGAAGGGTTTGAAACTCCGCAGGGGACTTGTTCGGCAATAACCCCAGGTTGACGGATTCGCCCTTTGTCGAAGGGTTTGAAACACGGACCGATGATCTTGCCGTCCGTAGTCAAAAGTTGACGGATTCGCCCTTTGTCGAAGGGTTTGAAACACGGACCGATGATCTTGCCGTCCGTAGTCAAAAGTTGACGGATTCGCCCTTTGTCGAAGGGTTTGAAACCAGAGGCGAACACGAGGGATTCGGTCAGGATGAGTTGACGGATTCGCCCTTTGTTGAAGGGTTTGAAACCCTAACCTTTTCAAGCTCCCATCCCCTCCCGCCGCGTCCGGGAGGGGAAATTTCCCCACCACAAGCTTGTGAACCCGCAAACGCCACCGGCGTTGGGATAGGCTGGTTCCGTCCTTTCCCAACGACGGAGAACCCCCCATGGCCGTTCTGAGCGCCCTCGAAAAAATCGCGTCCTACTTCCGCCCGCCCACCCATACCCCCGAACCCGAAGCGACGACCGGGCCGGACTCCACCGCCAACCCGCCGACCGAACCCCGGACCACGCCCTTCGAGGCGCTGGCCGGGCGGCTCGGTGACTATGGGGTCGTGCTGGAAGCGCGGGGTTCCGACAGCGCCCGGCTGCTGGCCACCACCGGCTTCATGCTGGGCGAACACCACGATGCCATCGCGCCCTTGCTCGATGCGGTCCTGGCCAGCCCGCCCGGCGCGGCGATCCGGCTGGACCTCGGGCAACACCCGGCGGCGGACATCGGCATCCTCTGCCAGTTCGGCCAAACCCTGGACCGGCTGGGCCTGCTGGCCGGTTACGAATACCGGCGGGCACCCCACTACCTGCTCACGGCCACGGCGCGGGACTGCCCGGAGGGGCGGCGCTTCCTGGCCGAGGGCTGGTTTCCACACTATGGGCGGGTGGCGGTGTTGCGGCGGCTGGGCCAGCCCAGTACAGTGGGCCGGTAGGCATACCCGCCTAATCCAGCCATCCCATAAGGCTTTATAAAAACCGGAGTAAAAAATGAGCCATTGGTCCCTACCCGCACTGTTATCCAACCTACATCGAGATATACAAAACCGTCTTGCCATATCCCGAGATTCGCTAGCCCATCCAGTCGCCAAAGGGGATGCGAGCGAAAGTATCTGGCTGGAGCTATTCCAAACCTATTTGCCACAGCGCTATCAAGCCGCTAGCGCCCATGTCGTCGATAGTCAAGGGAAATTCAGCGAACAAATAGACGTGGTGGTTTTCGATAGGCAATATTCGCCGTTCATCTTCAATTATCAAGGACAGAAAATCATCCCGGCGGAAAGCGTTTATGGGGTATTTGAAGCCAAACAAATTCTCAAGGCCGAAACCGTCGAATATGCCCAAGCCAAAGTCGCTAGCGTCCGCCGCCTGCATCGGACCAGCCTGCCCATACCCCATGCGGGCGGCACTTATCCGCCCAAGCCGTTGGTGCCGATCCTGGGGGGTATCTTGGCGTTTGAAAGCGATTGGAAACCCGCCTTGGACCAACCGCTGCTCGCCGCGCTGGATAGGGCTGACACCGATTCGCGCCTGGATATGGGATGCGTTGCCGCGCATGGCATCTTCGATTACCGGCGGGAGGACTCTGCCTATCACCTGACCCCCCAGGAAAAACCCGCGACGGCGTTTCTGTTCGAGTTGATTTCCCGCCTACAATCCAGCGCCACCGTGCCCATGATCGATATCAAGGCTTATGCCGCGTGGCTGGCGATTTCTTGAGGGGCGGGCCTGTTGGAGACGGCGGAGTACCGGATTTTATGAAACCGCGCAGAAGATTGATTCCATTGGGAAAAATGGCTATTTTGCCCATTCGGCGCGGACTTGGGGCTGGAAATGCCCGGCCCGCGCCGCAAACGGCCCCTGGAAGCCACGCCCGGCGCGGCTTCCAGGGGCGGCAGTTTCCGAATTGACCCTTTGTCGAAGGGTTTGAAACGGAACAGTAAACGCGACCATAGATTCGCTTCGCGTTTCCGAATTGACCCTTTGTCTAAGGGTTTGAAACTTCCGCGCCATCTCCGGGTCGGTGATGCTTTTCGTTTCCGAATTGACCCTTTGTCGAAGGGTTTGAAACAAACTCATACCCAGTGCTGGAACAGCTTTGCTCGGTTTCCGAATTGACCCTTTGTCGAAGGGTTTGAAACGGGGTGTACCGCTGGGAAAATTGCTTGCTCAACTGTTTCCGAATTGACCCTTTGTCGAAGGGTTTGAAACGCTCAAATCCTTGAGTCGCTGCAAGTTCATGGGTTTCCGAATTGACCCTTTGTCGAAGGGTTTGAAACTTGCATATACCGGACATCCAAAATCATTTGCCTGTTTCCGAATTGACCCTTTGTCGAAGGGTTTGAAACAGACCATGGATTGCCAGACCAAAGAAAACCACGTTTCCGAATTGACCCTTTGCCTAAGGGTTTGAAACAACAGAATTCCTTGCCGGATTCCGTACAGAAACCTCTCTAGAAAAACTCCCGCACCACAAGCTTGGGGAAACCCACCCCCTCCGCGTGCCGTCCCTATACTGGCCGCGTCCCCGCCCACCGCCACCGACCGGCGCTGGGCGGTTTTGCTCCCTCCCTCATCCACGGAGTTTTCAATGACGCCCGCAACTCAAAAGCGCCCCAGCGCGGCCCCCGGCCTATGGGACGAACTGGCCCACAAAATCCTGTCCCAGCTGTTCGCCTCCGGGCGGCCCTGGCCGGTGGTGCTGGTCGCCCTGGTCATGACCGCCCTCAACCTGTTCGCCAGCAGCCTGTTCGAGCTGACGGCCTGGCTCGACGACCGGCACGCGCTGGGCTGGATACACCTCGGCTTGGGATTCCTGGCCTTCCCGGTCCTGCTTTGCTGGCTGATCCGGGCCGCCCGCAAGGCCCGGCAACGGCTGCGGCCCGTGGTCACGGAAGAACGCCCCCAACCCGTCCGGGGACTCATCCTCTACCTCAGCGTGCTGCACGCCGACCACGCCGCCAAACTGGCCGACCCCGCACGGGAAAAGCTGGACTTGGCGGGCTTCCGCCAACGCTACGAACGCGCCAGTTGGCGGATGCCGGTGGAAGCGATAGCCCACCATGCCGGGCGGCTGGACTATGTGGTGGTCATCCCCTCGCAGGGCGCGAAGGGCAGCGCGGAACAACTGCCGCGGTTCCGGGAACTGCTGGCCGAGCTATTCCCCGCCGCCGGGTTCCGGCGCGTGGACATCGGGCAAATCCCGCCCGGCCATTCGGCGGACGGCGACTACCGGGGCGGTCTGGATTTCGAGGGGGATTCGGAACGGCTGGCGGCGGCCACCGACGACGCCTACGACTACCTGCGCGGCCATGGCCTGCAAGCCAAGGACATCCTGATCGACATCACCGGAGGCCAGAAAACCACCAGCATCGTCGGTTCCGCCGTCGCCCTGGCCGAGGGGCGGCGCATCCAATACGTCAGCACCCACGATTACGGTGTCAGGGTCTACGATGTGAGTTATGGGATATAGGCGACGGAAACCGGGCGGACCCGCCCCAGGAGGACACACCCCATGGCCTTGATTTACGTCATCAATTCCCCGGTGCTGACCGGCTATGGCCTGTGGCGGTTCGAGGGACCGCTGGCGGAATCCGCCGCCCGCGAGCTGCTGGCCGGGGGTTTCGTGTCGGCGCTGGGCCACGCAGGCGCGGCGCGGTTCCTGTCGGCCCGGCTGGGCCTCGGAATCCCGGTGAACCGCGTCCGGGTGGAACTACAACCGGGCGACCGGGCGCTGGTGCTGCGGTTATTGGAGCGCCTGCCGGAAAACCGGGCGCTGAGCGCCGCCGAGATGGAGGAATTGCCGTTCGAGTTGGGGTTGCTGACCCGGTTGGAATAGGCGGCGGCGCGGGCTGGACCCACCGCCATGACCCAGGCCAAGCCCTGGCGGCTTGGCAACGCCGGGACCGTAGCGGTGGAATGATAGGGCGGGTTCTGGGCCGATTGTCCCTGGTCAAGGCTGTCGGCCTGGGGTGGGGTAGGTTCTTCCAGCGGGAAGGCTGGATACGGGTAGGACGCCCCCGATATTTGGCTAGCCGCGCACCGTAAAACTTGGTCCGCATTCCGCGGAAATCCGCGGAGCAAGTGCGGGAATAACGCCAGAAAAACAACCGCTTGGGCGAAACTTGGTCCGCACTTGGTCCGCAACTTGGTCCGCAACTTGGTCCGCACTCCATGCCGAAACAGGGAATATCGATCCGCGAAGCCGCCCGCCGCCTTGGGGTAGATGAAAAGACCCTGCGGAATTGGCGCGTCCAGGGCTTCCTGGCGCTCCTGGACGACGGCAGCATCGACCCGGCCCGGCTGGACGAAGGCACGACCAGGGCGGGCCGCGCCCAGTCCCCCATCCATGGCGGCAAGCGGGCGAAGGGCCGGGCGGGAAATAACCATCTATCCTACCGGAACCCTCGGTTTCGTCCGAACAGCTTCTTCACCAGGGCAGGCCGGGCCGGTTCCGGCTGTTGTACTTCCTGTACTTGCTGTACATGGTTAGAAGTTTCCGGGGCCGGAAAAGAAAGGTCGCCCCCGCCAATCCATGTGCAGGTGCGCCCAGGTTCCCGACTGAACCGCCGGGATGCCGCTCTTTTCGTGTGGTGCGCGGTGGAATAAAAAAACCCGCTCGAAGCGGGTCTTTGGGTGCGGGTTATCCCGCTCGGTCCGTCTACATTGCGTTTACACGATTTTGGCATCTTGCCGGTGCCGTCTGTTCGATCTACGCAAGTCTTTGAATTTATTGGTGCCGGAGGTCGGAATCGAACCGACACTTGGTTTCCCAAACCAGATTTTGAGTCTGGCGCGTCTACCAGTTTCGCCACTCCGGCGTTAAGAGCCGCGTATTATAGGGAAACCCTTCCAAAAAGCCAACCGTTTTCGCGATGCGACTTCGGACCCCTGCCCGGACTAAACTTGCAGGGGTCCATCCGCCCGTCATCTGCCGAAGGAAATCCCCAGTGAGCCCAACCATCCCAGCCCATGCCGAACCGGCCTCCTTGAAGGCGCTGTACCAAGAACTCCACGCCCTGGCCGCCCAGGGCCGCGATCAGCCCTACGACCTCGCCATCGCCGGGCGTATCGAAGCCCTGGTCGGCCACCATCTCGCCGAACTCAAGGCCAAACTGGTGCAACAGGAAAGCCAGAAACTCCTGGAGTTCGTCGCCACCATCGCCGACCTGGGTAAGCGCATCCCCATCGGCGATTTCGAGGACGAAGCCTTCCTGGGCGCGTTCGGCCACGCCTGGGGCAGCCATCTGGACCGCCACTTGCGGCATCCGGTGGAGCGCGGCTATTTCGCCAGGACGCTGGCCGACATGGCCGGGCGCTGCAAGGAAAGCGCGGGCGTGCTGGCCCGGCTGCGCCGCCAGCGCCAGGAATTGGCCTATCAGATCGCCGAGCAGGAAGCCGCGCTGGGCGGGGCCGGTTTCAAGCAGCGCCGGGAGTTGCTCAACGCGCTGGTCGCCCTCAAAAGCCAGCAGGGCGAGGCCGAGCGCGGCATCGCCCTGGAGGAAATGAGCGCCCTGGAAATCCTGTTGCCGCCCGGCGTGGATTACGCGGCGCTCACCGCCGATCCGCCGCCCTTGGCCTTCGTGCCGGAAAAATTCCATGCTTCCGCCGTCGCCGCGCTGTTCGCCTGGCCGGACGCGCCGCCCTACGAGGAAGTCCGCCCGCTCAACTCGATGGCCGAGCCATTCGCCCCGGAACCCGTCCCGGACCCGGTGCCGGTCGAGGAAATCGCTTTGGATGGGGTCGCCGAAGCGCCGCCGGAACCGCACGAGGAAGCGTGGTACCGGACCTTGTTCACGGAAGAGGAAACGCCGTCCGCCCCGGCTCCCGAAGCGGAACCCGTCCCGGCGGCGGTGTCCGCCGAGGCACAGGCCGTGGTCCCGCCGCCGCCCGCCGAACCCGTCCCGGAGCCGGAATCCGCCCCGCCCGCCTATGCCGAGGATTGCGAAACCGCCGTCCAGCGCTTCATCGCGGCCTATCGCGACAAATCGCCGGATTTGGGCGTGGCCATCGAGAACGTGGCTTTCCATTGGATCGACCGGGGCTATGTCAACGTGGCCTACACCACCTTGAAATCGGCCCAGTTCAGCCACTTGCCCATTCCCAGCCTGTTGGTCCCGGATTTGTTCAAGGCGGCGTATTTCGGGATGCATGTGTGGTCGCGGGAGGATGAAGCCCTCGCCACTTCCCAACGCTTGCTCAATTTCCTGTCCCCGCCCTTGATCGACGAACTCTGCGCCCGGCGGCCCGGCGGCCCGGCGGTGCCCTATTTGCTGTTCGTGGCCAGTTTCCAGCCGGCGCTGTTCGGCGGGAGCCATACCCAGGCGCCGGCCTTGGTGGAATACGCCGGCCATGGGTTCGGGGAAGGTTTCCGCCAGCGCTTGGAGCAATTGCTGCGCTTGTTCGGCAGCGACGGTTCTCTGGGTTTGGAGGTGTTGCGGAAACTCCCCGCCGGCGATGAGCGTAGCGCCCGTGCCCAGTTGTCGGCCCGCCTCGCCGATTGGCATGTGCGTATCCTCGACAAGCAGAACGGTTGGGGTCCGGTGCGGGCGGCCTTGGGTAATTGCCTGGCCCGCAACGAGTTCGACCGGGCCATCAAGGCCATCCAGGCTCCGGATTCCAACGATGTCGAGGGTGTGGCCGCTTTCGCCGCCAAGTACCGCGACCGCAAGGCCATCGGCGCTTTGATGGAAGCCCAGGTGGCTTCGGTGCTGTCCTCGCCCGAGCCCTTGCCCACCGAGGAGCGCAATGCCAAGTCCTGGTTCATCCTCAATATGCTCGACCTGTGCGGCATCGCCAATGATTGGCTGGCCGAGCAGCGTTTGCGGCGTGGGGCCGATCCCGCGGGCGGCGGTTTGATCGGCGGCGTGCTGAATCCTTTGGCGGCGCTGCGCGAGGAGATCGAGCGCTCGGTCACGCCCGCCGCCCCGTTCGAGCAGCGGGTGGCGGCGCGGCTCGCGGCCCAGGCCATCGGCAAGGTCCGGCTCGCCATCGAGGATGTCCAATCCAGCGTGGTGTGGAGCGCCAAGCAGACCAACGCCTGGCTCTCGCTGCCCTACGACATGATGGAGGCGGTGGGTTTCAGCGGGGACGCCGAGGGCGAGTTGGTGTGGCTGG includes:
- a CDS encoding type III-B CRISPR module-associated Cmr3 family protein, with protein sequence MTATTYLIEPVDTWFFRDALPFDAVGGTDLRSLFPPPARTVAGALWQARNGDVPNLQTEKRRFLPRHPEAAKAGSPDRENDPFMAALCRGPYLAYRAAAQDGEPEQAYQKLYPMPLDLLWHKEASRFVRLSLPLRPVHCDLGQVFLPKLAREDREAKVLEQAWMTGEQLAAYLAGTGLPTGEPLQAGTLFTPEPRIGLARHNARRTAADGLLYNSTHVRLHADPDPRHAGAGLFMEVAWPDPDRDPPWPGGLVRLGGEGRLAEVREWTAPTPLGPVAIAAGEAVSPELEADGPAGQILGLILLLLTPGQFGPTPVPPGLKLATREGRDVAAGTLRYWKHGKPGRMEVIVHAGVVGKVQREGGWNPAKHRPRRVRGLLPAGSLWYCTLPGSQNIDSLNAAISALHGAQLGEDIHLGRGELAVGLWRRSPLPVSHPTAQEN
- the cmr6 gene encoding type III-B CRISPR module RAMP protein Cmr6, with product MPAPRISLIGGLPLYREAAEARPGLRPDGHAGLWFDRFFNAYHWDAGEGVLAIDKNGGKKGEKSRQDQWLDALVRASARDPAPLARRLAAYRARVERLVKARGGRTQAFRSDWNFVTGMGLPHPLENGLAWHPTLGVPYLAGAGVKGLLRGFFTHWTDLDGGLIERWFGPELDGPEDEAAAGEFVFFDAVPVVPPALMVDVMTPHMGKWYEEGGEIELDEKGRLPPERVPADWHDPVPVKFLAVRDIRLLFAIAPRRRGAGDVPEAEALKALFDGLRGALEWVGAGAKTAVGYGRFEESAEA
- the cmr4 gene encoding type III-B CRISPR module RAMP protein Cmr4, with protein sequence MPQTTALLGLLAETPLHAGTGQTFGLIDLPIQREAHTDWPCVYGSAMKGALRARAEDLYPDQRRTGWIVDVFGPEATPEKGDGAPQPSDHGGALAVTDARLLLLPVRSLTGFYKWVTCPALLRRFGQDRRRLLGEEPFALAEAALPKDDGKRLEAVVCQDGGDLFLEEFRFVARTESKTLEPVVGAIAPLLGGNPAKPDLRQRLAVVGDDLFTHLARFATAVAAHIRIEGERKTVRDGALWYEETLPPDTVLYTGLLAAASRREGATLTAADILAHATRSLFPAGDEYLQVGGNETVGMGWCRVVTIGRG
- the cas10 gene encoding type III-B CRISPR-associated protein Cas10/Cmr2; amino-acid sequence: MIDAQYFHFTLGPVQSFVAQARRTRDFWAGSFLLSWLSAVAMREVEAQGGKIVFPGLDLAFRDALTGGAKQRGPQQGSVPNRFKAQVGPGFAPEQVDVAVWMAWKALAELVWREDLAELVGKIDDGSKSKTGRPKIERLWRNQIGGFWEMTWCLTGDPLESDLLDRRKNWRTYLPPPQSGAKCAVMEGWQELSGAKPPPKSKDGLEQAAAERERPDFWARVRAHLRTSDLRDDERLCAIAFVKRRFHRHFHRLQGVTMPGGWTLYGWRIETGVPSVGFMAAVPWLADLIADHDKVADGVLEALYENGLALAGDHDEWRTRIRCVESALDSRPGSKAWELARLDGSVFFPDLYGSQFKGKGDAEKNAMREALARLGRGTPPPFYALLLMDGDNLGKSLSNGVPETGDPKTRRQAAEKRERLIALALEKFTARVSGSNKPVDTVALPDKGTVDLHDGFLVYAGGDDVLALLPVRSALECARKLRQDYLECFGEAHRVLGIDPAKRIPCSISAAIQFVHVHCPLTRVLRDAHHLLDEIAKDGCGRDALAVRVVKPGGATLEWAMPWETALTRDEQGEESLVVGHMARRFAQEQAQATGLSSKFLFGMRDIFDLLTEPPDPDGPDCPKRADLGLDDRAIVDLLMADYLASGGNTALRGDGEARPAIRAAIEALFRQCQPQTRGPEGGLIDIGSPRADAALLVRFLASQGAAA
- the cmr5 gene encoding type III-B CRISPR module-associated protein Cmr5, which gives rise to MQTMQQQRARHALAQVRAAQAKLGAKERKEFRAHTQGLPYMIHVNGLGQAYAFYLSKREKPSYRALCGTLAVWLLAEGNPCHDGQGDGNNAPERLLAALVDGDQQRYLSAQAEAIAYMGWVKRFADAFLVEDKPREEEPPCPPQE